In Candidatus Zixiibacteriota bacterium, the genomic window ATCGACAAAGCCAAAACCGATTTTGTTGAGGCTCTTGATGATGATTTGAATATTTCCGAGGCGTTTGGGGTTGTCTTTAATATTATTCGGGATATCAATCGCTTGAAAGCGGAAAACAAATTGTCCATGGCCGAAGCGGATGCCGTTCTGGAAGCGATGGATGGATTCGACACTGTTTTTGGACTCCGCAAGAAAGATGACGCTGCTCTGGATTCTGAGATTGAGGCGATGATCGAGGCTCGCAATCAGGCTCGTAAAGATAAAAACTGGTCCGAAGCCGACCGCATCCGCGATGAGCTATTGGCCCAGGGCATCATCCTCGAAGACACTCCGACTGGGGTTAAATGGAAGAGGAAGATGTAGGGGGAATTGCTATCAGGTCACACACCTCTCGGCGCAGGATTTAACAGAACGGCAAAACCCCAAATATAAAGAGAGGGCAATATCAAAATAAAAAGAGAATTTATTCTTATTTGTTTGCTCGCGATAATGGCAGGCATATCCTTCTCTCAGGAAAATGATTTCCCAAAACTGGCCGGTCCTTACCTGGGCCAGGAACCGCCGGATAAAACACCGATTATTTTTGCTCCCGGAATAGTATCAACTGATAGTGATTTCGAATTGGGCATTACAATTTCACCTGATGGGAAAGAGATTCTCTTTACGAGACGCTTAGAAGGTACGAAGCAAAACCGCATTTACTATATGAAATATGAGAATGGATATTGGTTAAAGCCTCAGCTTTCTCCTTTCAGCGACGGCAATAGAGAATCTGAGGCCAACTTTTCTCCAGATGGCAAAACGATATTCTTCAATTCCAGAAGACCGCTTCCTGCCAACATAACAACAAATAATCAAATGAATGTTTGGTTTGTTCAAAAAGAAGATGGGGTATGGAAAGAAAGCAAAGTTTTGGGACCGCCTGTTAGCGATATGAAACCTATGTTTGTGACCCAGGCGAAGGATGGGACAATATATTTTACAGGTAACATTGATAGAGGGATTTACAAAGCAGAGTACAGGGCTGGGGAATACGCCCAGCCGGAAAGACTCCCCGATGAAATAAACGGTCGAAATTGGGCAGGACATCCATTCATTGATCCTGATGAAAAGTTTATCCTTTTCGATTCGAATATTGACCAGGAAGGCACGAAAAATCTGTATATCAGTTTCGGGAATGAGCAAGGTAGTTGGAGTCCCTCAATCAATATTAACAAATATATCGATTTCCCGAAACATGCCGCTATTCCACATATTACTTTTGACGGTGAATACTTGTTTTTTAGCTCAGAGGGAGATATCTATTGGATTTGTGCAAAAATTATAGAAGATCTGAAACCGAAAAAATGAAGTAGTAAGGATATCAAAATGAAAAGAGAATTTATTATTGTTTGTTTGCTCGCGATAATGGCAGGCATATCTTTTCCTCAGGAAAGTGATTTCCCTATGCTCACCGGTCCTTACCTGGGTCAGGAACCGCCGGATAAAACACCGGCAAAATTTCCCTTCGCTTATATGCATCCGGGGTACAAACTTCACAGTGCGCCGGTTTTCACACCCGACGGCAAAGAGGTCTATTTTTCGGCAATGGATTTCAGTATTCGTTACTCCGAAAAGATATTCGTAATGAAAATGATTGATGATATTTGGACTTCTCCTCGGGTTGCCTCATTTTCCGGTGATTCTTTTGATGGCTCACCTTCAATATCAGGAGATGGCAAATATTTGATTTTTTCCTCGGCAAGGAAACTGAACGGGGATGGAATGAATGAAACCGGGGAGAGAAATATTTGGTATGTGGAAAGAATAAGCGATGGCTGGAGTTCGCCCAAACCACTCAATTTTAGAACTCCGGGGTGGGAAAATGGAAGTGATCTGTCTGAACCCGGGAATCTTTTTTTCGATTCGCGTGACATTTATAAAATAAAATTTCCACCGGACGAACAACATCATGCTGAAAAATTAGGAAACTCCATAAACTCCAGCGCAACCGAATTGCATCCATGCGTTGCTCCGGATGAACGATTCATCGTTTTTTATTCGAGCAGGCCCGGTCACTACGGAACCGAAGGCGGTGATTTATATATCAGCTTTAAAAATCAGAACGGGACCTGGAAACAAGCAATAAACCTGGGAGAACAATTTAATAAGGGACATTTATCGACCAGTTTTCCGCGATTATCGCCGGACGGGAAATATTTTTTCTTTCTTAAGTTAGTGTCTATTCCCTGGCAATGCGAGGTATTCTGGGTTTCGGTTGATGCTCTGGATGATTTGAATAAATAGTCAAACAGGAGCCGGAAGTGAGATTATTTTTTCAATTTCTGCTTTCGCTGGGTATAATATCAGGTTTTTCCTCCGGAGTTGGAGGTCAGGAAAAGCTAATCAATGCCAACGAAATTTCATTCACGATTCTTTACAACGACGTGCCTTTAAACGATTCATTTGTCGGTGACCAGGGTTTTTCATGTTTGATTGAGATCGCGGACCATTTCTATTTGTTTGATGGAGGAAGAATTGCAGAAATTCTCGCGAAAAATGCCGAAGCATTGGGTTTGGACTGTTCCAGGATAGATTTTATTTTTATTTCTCACCTTCATTCGGATCATATCGGAGGATTACCAGGCATTATAGAAAAATGCGATAGACCCGCATTATATCTTCCGTTTTCATTTCCCGAAAATCAGTCTCCGAAAGGACGGGATTATGTCGTTGGAAAACTTGAAAAAGTAAAACAATATGTTTCGGATACTATTCAGATAATGGAACCGTTCAAACTAAATGAGCATTTTCATTCAACGGGAATGTTTGAAGATCAAACGTACGAGCAAGCGTTAATCATCAATACAACGAATGGATTAATCATATTAACCGGATGTTCCCATCCCGGAATTGTCGAAATTGTTCGGCGGGCTAAGTCTTTGATGAAGAAAGAAATTTATTTTGTGATGGGCGGATTTCACCTTGCAGTTACCGATTCTGAACAAGTTCAAAGTATTGCTAATGAATTACGGGGCTTGACAAAATATATGGCTCCATGTCACTGCACGGGTGAAAAAGCCCGGGAAATATTCAAAAATGTTTTTAAGGATGATTACATCGAAATAAAAACCGGCCTTACTTTCAAAGTCGCCAAATGAAAGAGGAAGATGTAGGGGGAATAGAATTTACCAGGTCACAATTTCGCTACGCGAATCCACTAACTGATGGGAATGTAAATTATGATAAACAATATTATGCCCGTATTAGTTACGATAGGTTTTCTGTTTTGCGGGATAGCTGCAGATGTTTGCTCGTGTGATCAGTTGACTTTCGGAATAAGCGAACAGGCTTTTGATACGACTATTACCCAGACAATAGCTATCGGGGACCTCGACCACGATGGTGACCTTGATGCTGTGTTTTGCAATATGGCTTATTGTAATAGCCAGGTTTGGCTAAATGACGGTAAAGGTTTTTTTACTAATTCCGAGCAAATACTGACAAACCTCGGCCACGGCGTTGACTTGGGCGATATGGATAATGATGGCGACCTCGATATTCTTATTTCATGTGGCCGGTACACCGATGACAACGACGTTCTGCACACAGCCCCGAGCAAAGTCTACATCAACGATGGCAAAGCGAATTTCCATGACTCTGGTCAGGATTTTGGCGACAAGGATATGGCGGGAAATAATGCAGAGCTGCATGATATTGATAATGATGGTGATCTGGACGCAGTTATCTATTACCATAAAGATAAAAATAAGATCTATCTGAATGACGGAGCAGCGCATTTCAAAGATGTTGAAATGACCTATCCCGACAATGCATTCTGGGGAGATTTAGACCGCGATAACGATGTTGATATATTTGTAAGGCAAACAGGACTGGGGTATATAACATTGCTTAATGACGGCAACGGGAACTTTGTCGAAAAGTACGAACTGTCTGATACAATGGCGACCGGCGGCCGGACACTTCTTGTTGATGTTGACAGCGATGGTGATTTAGACGCCTTGGTTTCAATCGCGGGGAAAGACAATAAGTCATTAGTTGAAATATTTCTGAATAATGCCCGTGGACAATTCCGAAAATCGGAACAAGTCGTATCTTTAGAGGGACGAATTATTAATATTGTGTCGAATGATTTTAACAACGACAACTATCCTGATTTGTTGATTTCTATAATGGGGCAACCTTATCGATTATGGATGAATAATGGATTTGGTGGCTTTGTCTCGTGTAAGGAACATTTTGGGCAGCCGGTCAGATTTGGAAAAGTGGTTATAGGTGATCTGGATAACGATTCCGATCTTGATATCTTTATCGCTAATTACTGGTGGGGAGTAAGTGAAATTTGGATTAATCAATAAACTTCGAAAAAAAATGATTTCAAATCTTAGTTTTTCAGGTTTTGGGTGTCTGGTACCCACTTACTTTTACGAGACCTACGACCTATCCAAAAAACAAATGATG contains:
- a CDS encoding MBL fold metallo-hydrolase, with protein sequence MRLFFQFLLSLGIISGFSSGVGGQEKLINANEISFTILYNDVPLNDSFVGDQGFSCLIEIADHFYLFDGGRIAEILAKNAEALGLDCSRIDFIFISHLHSDHIGGLPGIIEKCDRPALYLPFSFPENQSPKGRDYVVGKLEKVKQYVSDTIQIMEPFKLNEHFHSTGMFEDQTYEQALIINTTNGLIILTGCSHPGIVEIVRRAKSLMKKEIYFVMGGFHLAVTDSEQVQSIANELRGLTKYMAPCHCTGEKAREIFKNVFKDDYIEIKTGLTFKVAK
- a CDS encoding VCBS repeat-containing protein → MINNIMPVLVTIGFLFCGIAADVCSCDQLTFGISEQAFDTTITQTIAIGDLDHDGDLDAVFCNMAYCNSQVWLNDGKGFFTNSEQILTNLGHGVDLGDMDNDGDLDILISCGRYTDDNDVLHTAPSKVYINDGKANFHDSGQDFGDKDMAGNNAELHDIDNDGDLDAVIYYHKDKNKIYLNDGAAHFKDVEMTYPDNAFWGDLDRDNDVDIFVRQTGLGYITLLNDGNGNFVEKYELSDTMATGGRTLLVDVDSDGDLDALVSIAGKDNKSLVEIFLNNARGQFRKSEQVVSLEGRIINIVSNDFNNDNYPDLLISIMGQPYRLWMNNGFGGFVSCKEHFGQPVRFGKVVIGDLDNDSDLDIFIANYWWGVSEIWINQ